In a single window of the Bufo bufo chromosome 5, aBufBuf1.1, whole genome shotgun sequence genome:
- the MRPL55 gene encoding 39S ribosomal protein L55, mitochondrial, with the protein MAALIRTRSTITTLLSALPGSALRCLGRSQFHISVTQQTSNRACIGRSGRTTYLRSYPVLLVQPDGSTITVQYKEPRRMLIMPIDITTLSEDERKTRLRQRNQARKSGAKKEKEVYDDFSLQEYSQFWKKK; encoded by the exons ATGGCCGCTCTCATCAGGACACGATCCACCATCACTACTCTCCTCAG CGCTCTCCCCGGCTCCGCACTTCGCTGTCTCGGTCGCAGTCAGTTCCACATCTCGGTGACGCAGCAGACCTCTAACAGAGCCTGCATCGGGCGCTCTGGTCGGACAACTTACCTGAGAAGCTACCCCGTCCTTCTGGTGCAGCCAGATGGCTCCACCATCACCGTCCAGTACAAGGAGCCGCGCAGGATGCTGATA ATGCCCATAGACATCACCACTTTGTCTGAGGACGAGCGAAAAACCCGCCTGCGCCAGAGGAACCAGGCTAGGAAGAGTGGCGCCAAGAAGGAGAAGGAGGTGTACGATGACTTCAGCCTGCAGGAATACAGTCAGTTCTGGAAGAAGAAGTGA
- the GUK1 gene encoding guanylate kinase has product MAGPRPVVLSGPSGAGKSTLLKRLLQDYEGVFGFSVSHTTRNPRPGEADGKDYHFVTREEMQRGIDRGDFIEHAVFTGNMYGTSKAAVQAVQAKNQICVLDIDMQGVKNIKKTDLSPIYISVHPPSVQTLEQRLRDRNTESEESLQKRLQAAINDIEISKEPGLFDEIIINDDLEDAYAKLKGALKEEIASVQTSRDS; this is encoded by the exons ATGGCAGGACCCCGGCCCGTGGTGCTGAGCGGCCCCTCCGGCGCAGGCAAGAGCACGCTcctgaagagactgctgcaggacTACGAGGGCGTCTTCGGCTTCTCCGTGTCCC ACACCACGAGGAACCCGAGACCCGGAGAGGCCGACGGGaaag ATTACCACTTTGTGACGCGGGAGGAGATGCAGCGCGGGATTGACCGCGGGGACTTCATAGAACACGCCGTCTTCACAGGGAACATGTACGGGACCAG TAAGGCGGCGGTGCAGGCGGTGCAGGCCAAGAACCAGATCTGCGTCCTGGACATCGACATGCAGGGAGTGAAGAACATCAAGAAGACCGACCTGAGCCCCATCTACATCTCCGTGCACCCCCCGTCCGTCCAGACCCTG GAGCAGAGGCTGCGGGACCGCAACACCGAGTCCGAGGAGAGTTTGCAGAAGAGGCTGCAGGCGGCCATAAACGACATAGAGATAA GTAAGGAGCCCGGCCTCTTTGATGAGATCATTATTAACGATGACCTGGAAGACGCCTACGCCAAACTGAAGGGCGCCCTGAAGGAG GAGATTGCCTCAGTCCAGACCTCCAGGGATTCCTGA